One Artemia franciscana chromosome 6, ASM3288406v1, whole genome shotgun sequence DNA window includes the following coding sequences:
- the LOC136028551 gene encoding histone H2B-like produces the protein MTAQNSPVLKQVHPETGVSSKAMSIMNSFVNDIFERTATEASRLAHYNKRSTITSREVQTAVSSSQVHPDTGVSSKAMSIMNSFVNDIFERTAAEASRLAHYNRRSTITSREVRTAVRLLLPGELAKHAVSEGTKAVTKYTSSK, from the exons ATGACAGCACAGAACAGCCCTGTTCTCAAGCAAGTGCACCCCGAAACTGGTGTTTCCAGTAAGGCCATGAGCATCATGAATAGCTTTGTCAACGACATCTTTGAAAGGACTGCCACGGAGGCCTCTCGCCTAGCTCACTACAACAAAAGGTCCACCATCACTAGCAGAGAGGTTCAAACTGCTGTTTCCTCATCA CAAGTGCACCCCGACACTGGTGTTTCCAGTAAGGCCATGAGCATCATGAATAGCTTTGTCAATGACATCTTTGAAAGGACTGCCGCGGAGGCCTCTCGCCTAGCTCACTACAACAGAAGGTCCACCATCACTAGCAGAGAGGTTCGAACTGCTGTGAGGTTACTCCTTCCCGGGGAACTTGCCAAGCACGCTGTTAGCGAAGGTACTAAAGCTGTAACAAAATACACAAGCTCCAAATAA
- the LOC136028550 gene encoding histone H1-delta-like, with product MSEAEMSEAAPTSVESQSMASPAKKEKKAKAPKPSKAAKPKGDKKAKAPATQPKYTEMITKSSADLKERGGSSRQAILKYIMVNFQVGNDAKVVNMHLKQALKRCLANGIVINPKGTGVTGSFKLVRPVKVEKPKAAKPAKPTAKKTSVKKTAKPAVKKSTSAKKATKPTAGSKKPIKVFKKTAVAKKAVPAKKSTPKKAPLVKKAPAKKVSSKKSVAKKPAKK from the coding sequence ATGTCTGAAGCTGAAATGTCTGAAGCGGCCCCAACATCTGTTGAATCCCAGAGCATGGCTTCACCAgccaagaaggaaaagaaagcaaaggCTCCAAAACCATCTAAGGCTGCAAAACCTAAAGGGGATAAAAAGGCCAAGGCACCAGCGACCCAACCGAAATACACGGAAATGATCACCAAATCCAGTGCGGACCTGAAAGAACGTGGGGGATCTAGCCGTCAGGCCATTCTCAAATATATAATGGTCAATTTCCAGGTTGGTAACGATGCCAAAGTTGTGAATATGCATCTTAAGCAAGCTTTGAAGCGTTGCCTTGCCAATGGAATTGTTATAAATCCAAAAGGTACTGGTGTAACTGGTTCTTTCAAGCTTGTAAGGCCTGTCAAGGTCGAAAAACCCAAGGCTGCAAAGCCTGCGAAGCCCACAGCTAAGAAAACATCAGTCAAGAAAACAGCCAAACCTGCCGTTAAAAAGTCGACTTCAGCCAAAAAGGCTACCAAGCCAACGGCTGGTAGTAAAAAGCCTATAAAGGTTTTCAAGAAAACCGCTGTGGCCAAGAAAGCAGTACCAGCAAAGAAATCGACACCCAAGAAGGCGCCATTAGTCAAAAAAGCTCCCGCCAAGAAAGTGTCATCTAAAAAGTCAGTAGCTAAGAAGCCAGCTAAAAAGTAA